Proteins encoded in a region of the Clostridia bacterium genome:
- a CDS encoding histidine kinase has translation MRTKRAARVTLPILIAVMAVAGLYVNASVSYATTPHAKGGVLNLSEWNQKSVFEITGEWEFYWDRLLIDSQVEGGAEAFAIVQAPGEWNHYETVFGELPGFGLAAYRVRVTGARPREKYGLRVQNMASAYRLYANGELIAGNGVFGDKADAPVSNYRPQLGYFTAETNSFDIILQVSNDAYAVGGMWEPVIFGTYEQVSRFHSALSAVGMIALGGIAFISLFFCIFYAAQRQERDVLILAGIGALMLMRLTILGSMPVTYILPDMPIAGFGWIDYLTLIWAQFLLLYFIYCTYGSIVRKWQVVALLSYCALVSLCVIVLPFEVMMSTYMLLNLFLLFVVAFVTAQLARAAYRGKSGAPLLLGAMAFMLAFLFYEMFFADRSTGFYLLASAAPECMVLFIAQCVIVAQRYHRAQQIEISFLKSQIRPHFIHNSLNTIISISRGDADRARDLLSEFSSYLRGFYDYDSNELIVIGQELELVRAYAALEQARFGERVKVEYDIESERLLLPPLILQPLIENAFIHGLRDKEGGGTVVIYAKRTDKGKALVGVRDDGVGLRAKDASERQGVGIENINRRLTRMYRTQLVFSVPEGGGCEVCMSIPWKEAAANARIPR, from the coding sequence ATGAGAACAAAACGAGCAGCGCGCGTGACGCTGCCCATACTCATAGCAGTCATGGCCGTGGCGGGGTTGTATGTCAATGCCTCTGTTTCGTATGCCACGACGCCCCATGCAAAAGGCGGCGTTCTGAACCTTTCGGAATGGAACCAAAAGAGCGTCTTTGAGATCACCGGCGAATGGGAGTTCTACTGGGACAGACTCCTGATCGATTCGCAGGTCGAAGGCGGCGCGGAAGCCTTCGCCATCGTCCAAGCGCCGGGCGAATGGAATCACTACGAAACGGTATTTGGCGAGCTGCCCGGCTTTGGCCTTGCCGCCTACCGCGTCCGCGTGACCGGCGCGCGACCGCGAGAGAAATACGGCCTGCGGGTGCAGAACATGGCGTCAGCCTACCGGCTTTACGCGAACGGGGAGCTGATCGCGGGAAACGGCGTCTTCGGGGACAAGGCGGACGCGCCCGTGTCCAATTACCGGCCCCAGCTTGGCTATTTCACAGCCGAAACGAACAGCTTCGACATCATCTTGCAGGTATCCAACGACGCCTACGCCGTGGGCGGGATGTGGGAGCCCGTCATATTCGGTACATATGAACAGGTTTCGCGATTTCACAGCGCGCTGTCGGCTGTCGGCATGATCGCGCTCGGCGGCATCGCTTTCATCAGCCTGTTCTTCTGCATCTTCTATGCGGCGCAGCGGCAGGAGCGAGACGTGCTGATACTGGCCGGCATCGGCGCGCTGATGCTGATGCGCCTCACCATCCTCGGGAGCATGCCCGTAACGTACATCCTGCCCGACATGCCCATAGCGGGCTTCGGCTGGATCGATTACCTGACGCTCATCTGGGCGCAGTTTCTGCTTCTGTATTTCATCTACTGCACCTACGGCAGCATCGTCCGAAAGTGGCAGGTCGTCGCGCTGCTGTCTTACTGCGCTCTCGTATCGCTGTGCGTGATCGTGCTGCCTTTCGAGGTCATGATGAGCACGTACATGCTGCTCAACTTGTTCCTGTTGTTCGTAGTCGCATTTGTGACGGCGCAGCTCGCCCGCGCCGCCTATCGGGGAAAGTCCGGCGCGCCTCTGCTACTGGGCGCGATGGCGTTCATGCTGGCCTTTCTTTTCTACGAGATGTTCTTTGCGGACCGTTCAACCGGCTTCTATCTGCTGGCCAGCGCTGCTCCCGAATGCATGGTCTTGTTCATCGCGCAATGCGTCATAGTCGCGCAGCGCTACCACCGCGCGCAGCAGATTGAAATCTCCTTTCTGAAAAGCCAGATACGCCCGCATTTTATACACAATTCGCTGAACACCATCATCTCCATATCCCGCGGCGACGCCGACCGCGCGAGGGATTTGCTGTCGGAGTTCAGCAGCTATCTGCGAGGCTTCTACGATTACGACAGCAACGAGTTGATCGTCATCGGGCAGGAGCTGGAACTTGTGCGCGCCTATGCCGCGCTGGAGCAGGCGCGTTTCGGGGAGCGCGTAAAGGTGGAATATGATATCGAATCGGAACGCCTGCTGCTGCCCCCGCTCATCTTGCAGCCGCTGATCGAGAACGCCTTTATCCACGGGCTGCGCGACAAGGAAGGCGGCGGTACGGTGGTCATCTATGCCAAACGGACGGATAAGGGCAAGGCGCTCGTCGGTGTGCGCGACGATGGCGTGGGCCTGCGCGCGAAAGACGCTTCTGAACGGCAGGGCGTTGGCATTGAGAACATCAACCGCCGCCTGACGAGGATGTACCGCACGCAGCTTGTATTCTCTGTGCCGGAGGGCGGCGGCTGCGAGGTCTGCATGAGTATCCCGTGGAAGGAGGCTGCCGCCAATGCGCGTATTCCTCGTTGA
- a CDS encoding transposase, which translates to MQGRRDDQAAFSDAVWANTMPENSYWSRMRRYLWQIDDSVFSPLFSRVGRPSASPVLTFGALLIQLEKGCSGREFEEESRFDERCKYALGVSRDFLGIDAVTLCDHRTRFMHSGIIFALFADLFVQAKENMALDGIELLLVRVAENKVGDTWPRMRNQLERIRIVEIDAPEGKIVQRTDITPAQKRIFSCLLH; encoded by the coding sequence ATGCAAGGTCGACGCGATGATCAAGCCGCGTTTTCGGACGCTGTGTGGGCCAATACGATGCCTGAGAATTCCTATTGGTCACGTATGCGCCGGTATCTTTGGCAAATCGACGATTCGGTGTTTAGCCCCTTGTTCTCCCGCGTTGGGCGACCTTCGGCATCTCCCGTGCTGACATTCGGAGCGCTTCTGATTCAGCTTGAGAAGGGTTGCTCAGGCCGGGAGTTCGAGGAGGAGTCGCGGTTCGACGAGAGGTGCAAGTATGCGTTGGGGGTTAGCCGGGATTTCCTCGGGATCGACGCGGTGACTCTTTGCGACCACCGAACGAGGTTCATGCATTCCGGCATCATATTCGCGCTCTTTGCAGACCTGTTCGTCCAAGCCAAGGAGAACATGGCCCTGGATGGAATCGAGCTTCTCCTGGTGCGCGTAGCCGAAAACAAGGTTGGCGATACGTGGCCCAGGATGCGAAACCAGTTGGAAAGAATTCGTATTGTTGAGATCGATGCTCCCGAAGGCAAGATCGTTCAACGCACAGACATTACCCCAGCTCAGAAGCGTATTTTCTCGTGCCTTTTGCATTGA
- a CDS encoding serine hydrolase domain-containing protein → MRSSGLAFLVLAALLALGSLPGLASENISNPVEGNHTTAESLQTMLEERWIDYSSDYPNFPGGIALLVASAEDSYFASCGIEGEPTENTHFRAASITKTLTAAGILILQQRGLLNIEDTVDSNIPGRAEPYLPDTPQYAIPYGDSITIRQLLEHRAGVFDISNYVVPENSEAPYAGQNYLGYILPQDFEHTVTFDELAGVIASNQLSIAPPGTGYSYSDTGYSLLGKIIEQVSGESFGDFIMKNLLLPNGLHDSSLPYLGTDQTLPSPFTIGYDYYGGESEPVSNDNPSWQVANGNLVTTPADLAEWGKRLYTGEAGLESEYVKMMMDVKRLSDTGGYGLGCEYIEGIGYGHSGAVSGYLSMMSYDPDRDLSTVVFANVMNWDDLTNQMMFFRGLIRQVQTTLRGRSEM, encoded by the coding sequence GTGAGATCATCGGGACTTGCGTTTCTTGTATTGGCGGCGCTGCTCGCTCTGGGCAGCCTTCCGGGTTTGGCTTCCGAGAACATCTCGAATCCAGTCGAGGGCAACCATACAACTGCTGAGTCACTCCAGACCATGCTTGAAGAACGGTGGATCGACTATAGCAGTGACTATCCGAACTTCCCCGGCGGGATTGCCTTATTGGTTGCATCTGCAGAAGACAGCTACTTTGCCTCTTGCGGTATCGAGGGCGAACCAACTGAGAACACCCATTTCCGGGCCGCCAGTATCACGAAAACGTTAACCGCGGCTGGTATACTCATTCTGCAACAAAGAGGGCTCCTCAATATCGAGGATACCGTTGACTCCAACATCCCTGGACGGGCAGAACCATACCTACCTGACACCCCACAATACGCGATTCCGTATGGAGACAGCATCACCATACGTCAGCTCCTTGAGCACAGAGCAGGAGTATTCGATATCAGTAACTATGTGGTTCCCGAGAACTCCGAGGCGCCCTATGCTGGACAGAACTATCTCGGGTACATCTTGCCCCAAGACTTCGAGCATACCGTGACTTTTGATGAGCTTGCAGGCGTCATTGCTTCAAACCAGCTTTCGATTGCCCCGCCTGGTACAGGCTATAGCTACAGCGATACGGGCTATTCGTTACTAGGCAAGATCATCGAGCAAGTATCCGGAGAGAGCTTTGGCGACTTCATAATGAAGAATCTCCTATTGCCCAATGGCCTGCATGATTCTAGCCTGCCATATCTGGGGACTGATCAGACTCTTCCTTCTCCGTTCACCATCGGATACGACTACTATGGCGGCGAATCCGAGCCCGTAAGCAACGATAACCCCTCATGGCAGGTGGCCAACGGCAACCTAGTGACGACACCAGCCGATCTTGCTGAATGGGGAAAGAGGCTCTACACCGGGGAAGCAGGTCTGGAGAGCGAGTATGTCAAGATGATGATGGATGTTAAGAGACTCAGCGATACCGGCGGCTACGGACTTGGCTGCGAGTACATAGAGGGGATCGGATATGGGCATTCCGGCGCTGTGAGCGGTTACCTCTCGATGATGAGCTACGACCCAGATCGCGACTTGTCCACAGTCGTTTTCGCCAATGTTATGAACTGGGATGACCTGACCAATCAGATGATGTTCTTCAGAGGGCTGATCCGACAGGTCCAGACAACCCTGAGAGGCCGTTCGGAGATGTGA
- a CDS encoding IS1634 family transposase → MSLRAFSAGAGAMIGQVIRELGIVETIDNLVKWDPKQCKHSPGAHVLAMLINISRLPRAFRQEQEVKDKAWSEGDWVDAGILTQNRKRDSAFYKCKEYAMKITTKTAARPYRLIVVHSTSLDKRKANTLEKNLLKQREELETSLKQLGTVEFACEPDARVALEKIKRENRHALYEISGDAQAEEQVLKRSRPGRPLKGEPIPTKVIYRVGAKVGRLKEQEYEDLKLRASCFVLITNIFDSKAYTATQVLLNYKEQTVVELQFKAIKEPEFVNAMFVKKPERLEALAYVVLLAALVRAIIQRRARRYAEATNEELPIPGKRTTKRPTARMILDSFDAVIVVQLPDGSRLLSESKLFPDKMFRALGVSPSVYITIPQENRFL, encoded by the coding sequence ATGTCACTGAGGGCTTTCTCGGCGGGAGCAGGCGCCATGATCGGTCAGGTCATCAGGGAGCTTGGGATAGTTGAAACCATCGATAACCTGGTGAAATGGGATCCGAAACAATGCAAGCATTCGCCCGGCGCGCATGTTCTTGCTATGCTCATCAACATCTCAAGATTGCCCCGAGCATTCAGACAGGAGCAGGAAGTCAAAGATAAGGCCTGGTCAGAGGGAGATTGGGTCGACGCCGGGATCTTGACCCAGAACCGTAAGCGCGATTCGGCGTTCTACAAGTGCAAAGAGTACGCCATGAAGATCACTACTAAGACCGCCGCCCGGCCATACAGGCTTATTGTCGTACACTCAACCAGCCTCGACAAGAGGAAGGCCAACACGCTTGAGAAGAACTTGCTCAAACAGCGGGAAGAGCTTGAAACAAGCCTCAAGCAGCTCGGAACAGTGGAGTTCGCTTGTGAGCCGGACGCCAGGGTAGCCCTTGAGAAGATCAAGCGCGAGAATCGCCATGCGCTGTACGAAATCTCGGGGGATGCACAGGCCGAGGAACAGGTCCTGAAGAGATCCAGGCCGGGTAGGCCCTTGAAGGGCGAGCCCATCCCTACTAAGGTCATCTACAGGGTAGGAGCAAAGGTGGGCAGGCTCAAGGAGCAAGAGTATGAAGATCTGAAGCTCAGGGCATCTTGCTTTGTCCTGATCACCAACATATTCGATTCCAAGGCGTATACGGCCACGCAAGTGCTTCTCAACTATAAGGAGCAAACAGTCGTTGAACTGCAATTCAAGGCGATCAAGGAACCCGAGTTCGTGAACGCCATGTTCGTGAAGAAGCCTGAACGGCTGGAGGCTCTTGCATATGTAGTGCTCCTCGCAGCCCTGGTTCGTGCGATCATCCAGCGACGAGCAAGGCGTTATGCTGAAGCTACTAACGAGGAGTTGCCAATCCCGGGCAAGAGGACAACAAAACGGCCTACAGCACGGATGATATTGGATTCGTTTGATGCTGTCATCGTTGTTCAGCTTCCTGATGGCAGTCGGCTGCTTTCTGAATCAAAACTGTTTCCGGATAAGATGTTCCGGGCTCTGGGAGTATCGCCGTCGGTCTACATCACAATTCCGCAAGAAAACCGCTTCCTCTGA
- a CDS encoding Xaa-Pro peptidase family protein: MSTSRIKALQEGLRSHGLSCAFLVPGPNLRYLTGLNLEAFERMILMAVPVIGDPAFIVPELEANKVRALVSSWERASCHCAPRRDTVYSYADSDGPINAARRALLAANLNDLSSAGAEFLHMRLLDRDIIERAGGPGKFSDLNPVIAEMRSVKDADELAALERAAEIVDIGIAAAASAIAPGVTEREVATAIESAMLKAGADSVPFNAVLSGPNAALPHGETSDCAIREGDMVICDIVATYRGYSGDITRTFAAGHPAPEMEAVYQAVLAANRAACTAARPGLTGAQLDSIAREVISSAGFGEYFIHRTGHGLGLEIHEEPYIVQGADRPLKPGMVFTIEPGAYLPGIGGVRIEDDLALTADGRRILTTFPREAIMCAPK; encoded by the coding sequence ATGTCGACGTCCCGAATCAAGGCCCTTCAGGAAGGGCTGCGCTCCCACGGCTTGTCCTGCGCTTTCCTGGTCCCCGGGCCGAACCTCCGCTATCTCACCGGCCTTAACCTCGAAGCCTTCGAGCGGATGATCCTGATGGCCGTTCCGGTCATCGGCGATCCCGCGTTCATCGTCCCCGAGCTCGAGGCGAACAAGGTTCGCGCCCTCGTCAGCTCCTGGGAGAGAGCTTCGTGCCACTGCGCACCGAGGCGGGACACAGTATACTCCTATGCAGATTCCGACGGACCCATCAACGCGGCCCGCCGCGCCCTTCTCGCTGCGAACCTGAACGACCTCTCCTCGGCCGGCGCCGAGTTCCTGCACATGCGTCTTCTGGACCGCGACATCATCGAGCGCGCCGGCGGGCCTGGGAAGTTCAGCGACTTGAACCCAGTCATAGCCGAGATGCGCTCAGTCAAGGATGCGGATGAACTTGCCGCCCTTGAGCGTGCTGCCGAGATCGTCGACATCGGCATTGCCGCCGCAGCCTCGGCCATCGCTCCCGGCGTCACCGAACGAGAGGTGGCGACGGCGATCGAGAGCGCCATGCTCAAGGCGGGCGCAGACTCCGTTCCCTTCAATGCCGTGTTATCCGGCCCGAACGCCGCCCTTCCCCACGGCGAGACCAGCGATTGTGCGATCCGCGAGGGCGACATGGTCATATGCGACATCGTAGCTACGTACCGGGGCTACAGCGGCGACATTACCCGCACGTTCGCCGCAGGCCACCCCGCCCCTGAGATGGAAGCTGTGTATCAGGCGGTTCTCGCGGCCAACCGCGCCGCATGCACTGCCGCTCGCCCCGGACTCACCGGCGCCCAGCTCGATTCGATAGCTCGCGAGGTGATATCCAGCGCCGGCTTCGGCGAGTACTTCATCCACCGCACCGGCCACGGGCTTGGCCTCGAGATTCACGAGGAACCCTACATCGTCCAAGGCGCCGACAGGCCCCTCAAGCCAGGTATGGTTTTCACGATCGAGCCCGGCGCCTATCTCCCAGGCATCGGCGGGGTTCGCATCGAAGACGATCTGGCACTCACAGCAGACGGGCGCCGTATTCTCACCACGTTCCCCAGGGAGGCAATTATGTGCGCACCGAAGTGA
- a CDS encoding 2-hydroxycarboxylate transporter family protein has translation MNQNSTKILGMDIGYYLAAFVICIIGVAYNFIGKGMIFAIPLLLITSHLFTKIGDAIPVWKDWVGGGVVLTMFAGAVLAKFIPETALETIKTFYVVDDFLVFTIGNLLICSIMGMDRKVLIRSAVGFLPTVIAGVICAYLCGGAIGALLGYGFWDAILYISQPIMGGGMGAGAIPMAKIYASAGMKDAEAYLSMLVAAVVLGNIISIIIAAVLNKLGQLRPSLTGNGQLVKTDRPAIHGDSKPEAAAKPVTLTPESIGMIIVWIGAFIILGNLARKIVPVNIHPYAWMIILACIAKGLNLFPEEFYQTARAYLPKYIALAMPPIMLGVGLFYTDIDQFVASISNPVFVLICVATVIGAVLGAGLFGQLFKFHFIESSITAGLCMANMGGSGDLAVLSAAKRMELMPFAQISSRLGGAVIMIMAGAMLSLLR, from the coding sequence ATGAATCAGAATAGCACCAAGATTCTGGGGATGGACATCGGGTACTACCTCGCAGCGTTCGTCATATGCATTATCGGAGTGGCGTACAACTTCATCGGCAAGGGCATGATCTTTGCGATACCCCTGCTATTGATCACAAGTCACCTGTTTACAAAGATCGGTGACGCCATACCTGTCTGGAAGGATTGGGTGGGCGGCGGTGTGGTTCTTACGATGTTTGCCGGGGCCGTACTGGCCAAGTTCATCCCTGAGACCGCACTCGAGACCATCAAGACATTCTATGTTGTGGACGATTTCCTCGTCTTCACCATTGGCAACCTGCTCATCTGCAGTATCATGGGAATGGACAGAAAAGTGCTCATACGTTCGGCGGTTGGTTTCCTTCCTACGGTAATCGCCGGCGTGATCTGCGCCTACCTTTGCGGAGGAGCAATCGGCGCCCTGCTTGGATACGGGTTCTGGGATGCAATACTGTACATTTCGCAGCCGATTATGGGCGGAGGCATGGGAGCGGGCGCGATACCAATGGCCAAGATATACGCCTCGGCTGGGATGAAGGATGCCGAGGCATATCTTTCCATGCTGGTTGCCGCGGTCGTTCTCGGAAACATCATATCCATTATCATCGCTGCTGTCCTCAACAAACTGGGCCAGCTGCGCCCGTCGCTTACTGGCAATGGTCAGCTCGTCAAGACGGATAGGCCTGCCATTCACGGCGATTCGAAACCGGAGGCAGCCGCCAAACCAGTGACCCTCACGCCTGAGTCCATCGGTATGATCATAGTGTGGATAGGAGCTTTCATCATTCTCGGCAATCTCGCACGCAAGATCGTACCTGTGAATATCCACCCGTACGCATGGATGATCATCCTCGCGTGCATCGCAAAAGGGCTGAACCTGTTCCCTGAGGAGTTCTATCAGACCGCTAGGGCATATCTTCCCAAGTATATCGCTCTTGCAATGCCCCCGATCATGCTGGGAGTCGGGCTCTTCTACACGGACATCGACCAGTTTGTGGCCAGCATATCGAATCCCGTGTTCGTGCTGATTTGTGTGGCAACCGTAATCGGGGCGGTGCTGGGCGCGGGTCTGTTCGGCCAGCTGTTCAAGTTCCACTTCATTGAGTCTTCCATTACGGCTGGATTGTGCATGGCCAACATGGGAGGATCGGGCGACCTTGCAGTCCTTTCCGCTGCAAAGAGGATGGAACTGATGCCGTTTGCCCAGATATCGTCGAGGCTTGGCGGCGCCGTGATCATGATAATGGCCGGGGCAATGCTGTCACTGCTCAGGTGA
- a CDS encoding DUF4387 domain-containing protein, which translates to MKLKDIAKVIRSKNAGPFWVTLDIMLPDAETYRNVKATGVLNADLIARLYGMTPDKVRFFEYDPAYSFKATIPRRVFSGDFGDTDSYGAQQHAPLLDVEIPL; encoded by the coding sequence ATGAAGCTCAAGGACATCGCCAAGGTTATCCGCAGCAAGAATGCAGGCCCTTTCTGGGTCACGCTCGACATAATGCTCCCTGACGCGGAAACGTACCGGAATGTCAAGGCCACCGGAGTTCTCAATGCCGACCTGATAGCCCGATTGTACGGAATGACGCCCGACAAGGTTCGGTTCTTTGAGTACGATCCAGCCTACTCCTTCAAGGCTACCATTCCTCGGAGAGTGTTCAGCGGAGATTTCGGTGACACCGACTCATACGGTGCACAGCAGCATGCACCTCTGCTGGATGTAGAGATTCCACTGTAG
- a CDS encoding acyclic terpene utilization AtuA family protein codes for MSKQEMKILSATGIVGYGFSEDSLRRGMERKPDVLGCDAGSTDPGPFYLGSGTAFVSREACKRDASLLIKAARGAGIPLIIGTSGGSGGDANLQWFLDIVMEIIRENDLHMKLAVIHSEQDKAYVRSKAKQGKVKSMGALPELTDHDIDEAEHIVGLLGAEPFIAAIEQGADIVIAGRASDTSIFASMPIKEGFDPGLAWHAAKLLECGAMSAEPANAGDCILVTMRRDHFLVEPLNPAQRHTTVSTAAHALYENASPYQLYEAGGMLDLSNARYEQVDERTVRVSGSKFVPDCTYRIKLEAAAKVGYRTISIMGTRDPILIGQIDDYLEMVRSTVQRRVDDAFKGEVKQSDYRLAFHVYGKNAIMGEWDPNKDVAPNELGIVIDVVASNPELSKVILAFSRTFTLHHDFPGRKCIAGNMAVAFSPSDIPMGPVYRFNMEHLIEPNDPFEMFRTEILDL; via the coding sequence TTGTCGAAGCAGGAGATGAAGATCCTATCTGCCACAGGCATCGTAGGATACGGGTTCTCTGAAGACTCGCTAAGGCGGGGAATGGAACGAAAGCCGGACGTGCTTGGATGCGATGCAGGCTCAACAGATCCTGGGCCGTTCTATCTGGGATCCGGAACAGCGTTTGTGTCGCGCGAGGCATGCAAGCGAGACGCGTCATTGCTCATCAAAGCTGCGCGTGGAGCTGGCATTCCATTGATCATCGGGACATCCGGCGGCTCTGGCGGAGATGCAAACCTTCAGTGGTTCCTCGACATCGTGATGGAGATAATTCGCGAGAACGATCTCCACATGAAACTGGCGGTAATCCATTCTGAGCAGGACAAAGCCTACGTGCGCTCCAAGGCGAAGCAGGGCAAGGTCAAGTCGATGGGCGCGCTGCCGGAACTGACGGATCACGATATCGATGAGGCTGAGCACATCGTGGGCCTTCTGGGCGCGGAGCCGTTCATCGCGGCAATTGAACAAGGAGCCGACATCGTGATCGCAGGTCGGGCGAGCGACACATCGATCTTCGCCTCAATGCCTATCAAGGAGGGCTTCGATCCCGGCCTCGCGTGGCACGCGGCCAAGCTGCTCGAGTGCGGCGCGATGTCTGCCGAGCCGGCGAACGCCGGAGACTGTATTCTGGTCACCATGCGTCGAGACCACTTCCTGGTCGAGCCTCTCAACCCGGCCCAGCGCCACACCACTGTTAGCACCGCTGCTCACGCCCTGTATGAGAACGCGAGCCCATATCAGCTCTATGAAGCAGGCGGCATGCTGGACCTGAGCAACGCCCGGTACGAGCAGGTGGACGAGAGGACAGTCCGAGTATCGGGCAGCAAGTTCGTTCCAGATTGCACCTACCGGATCAAGCTTGAGGCTGCAGCCAAGGTTGGCTACAGAACGATTTCCATCATGGGGACGCGCGATCCCATACTGATCGGACAGATCGACGATTACCTGGAAATGGTTAGAAGCACAGTGCAGCGGCGCGTCGACGACGCGTTCAAGGGCGAGGTCAAGCAGTCGGACTACCGTCTGGCTTTCCATGTATATGGAAAGAACGCGATCATGGGCGAATGGGATCCGAACAAGGACGTTGCACCCAACGAGCTTGGTATAGTGATTGACGTGGTGGCGTCCAACCCTGAACTGTCTAAAGTAATCCTTGCTTTCTCCCGGACATTCACTCTGCATCACGATTTCCCCGGTCGGAAGTGCATTGCCGGGAACATGGCAGTCGCCTTTTCGCCGTCTGATATCCCGATGGGGCCCGTGTACCGCTTCAATATGGAACACCTGATTGAACCGAACGATCCCTTCGAGATGTTCAGGACGGAGATACTCGATCTCTGA
- a CDS encoding sensor histidine kinase — protein sequence MKRGRFLLLQDRVFLFAVVVIVFTIAIVGSVSVWTIKSELESRSGARALSIARTFALLTPVRENLGKADGASVIQPVAEAVRLASGAQFVVTIDMRGIRYSHPVSGRVGEHVAGGDENRALAGDEYISRACGTLGPSIRAFTPIYDESNTQVGAAIVGYFLDDVDRDVHTTLNKMYAAFFVSLTLGLVGSSILAQNVKKTMFGMEPFEISSLLEQRNAILSSVREGIIAVNADGNVALVNDEAKRMLAIDDDITGMPVLEVIPTTRLPQVLATGQPEYDREQVLGRTVIVTNRVPVIVNGQVTGAVASFRDNAAVKRLAGELTGVKKYVEALRVQSHEFKNTLHAVAGMIQMKRYDEALDCIMQASESRDKLINFVSSRIRPVPLAALLISKAGAANEQGIQFRICPDSRLDKVPPCTDVYDLVTVVGNLIDNALEGAASETGRDAGERRVSVAIRQSEHGAAVEVANTGPAIPDFVAQHMWDHGFTTKSNGHGIGLALVKDRIEAAGGRFWSERIQPGHCPEAVAGPVKTTCPTSDTDGLTVFHVFLPAEDAHERR from the coding sequence ATGAAGCGAGGACGCTTCCTGCTTCTTCAGGACAGGGTATTCCTGTTTGCTGTTGTGGTAATCGTGTTCACCATTGCAATTGTAGGTTCAGTGTCGGTCTGGACTATCAAGTCGGAGTTGGAGAGCCGCTCAGGGGCGCGCGCCCTCTCGATAGCGAGGACTTTTGCACTGCTCACGCCGGTCCGTGAGAACCTGGGCAAAGCCGACGGAGCATCCGTGATCCAGCCTGTCGCAGAAGCTGTGCGTCTCGCATCGGGCGCTCAGTTCGTCGTCACCATCGACATGAGGGGAATCCGATATTCGCACCCGGTTTCCGGTCGCGTAGGCGAGCATGTCGCCGGCGGTGACGAGAACCGGGCTCTTGCGGGCGATGAATACATCTCCCGCGCCTGTGGCACCCTAGGCCCATCCATCAGAGCGTTCACGCCGATCTACGATGAGTCCAACACGCAGGTAGGAGCTGCCATTGTGGGCTACTTTCTCGATGACGTCGATCGCGATGTCCACACCACGCTGAACAAGATGTACGCTGCGTTTTTCGTGTCGCTAACGCTGGGTCTGGTCGGTTCCAGCATTCTAGCGCAAAACGTGAAGAAGACCATGTTCGGCATGGAACCGTTCGAGATCTCTTCACTGCTTGAGCAACGAAACGCCATACTCTCATCGGTCCGCGAAGGCATCATAGCCGTGAACGCGGATGGCAACGTGGCGCTCGTCAATGACGAGGCCAAACGGATGCTGGCTATCGATGACGACATAACGGGAATGCCCGTGTTGGAGGTGATCCCCACAACCAGGCTGCCCCAGGTCTTGGCGACGGGTCAGCCTGAATACGACCGTGAGCAAGTGCTTGGACGCACAGTGATAGTAACGAATCGCGTGCCCGTCATCGTGAACGGCCAGGTGACTGGGGCAGTGGCCAGCTTCCGCGATAACGCTGCAGTCAAAAGGCTTGCGGGTGAACTCACAGGAGTCAAGAAGTACGTGGAGGCGCTCCGCGTCCAGTCCCATGAGTTCAAGAACACCCTTCATGCTGTGGCAGGGATGATACAGATGAAACGATATGATGAAGCTCTGGATTGCATCATGCAGGCTTCGGAATCCCGCGACAAGCTGATCAATTTCGTGTCAAGCCGGATACGGCCAGTGCCTCTGGCTGCTCTTCTAATATCCAAGGCTGGCGCAGCGAATGAGCAGGGGATCCAGTTTCGGATCTGCCCAGACAGCAGGCTCGACAAGGTTCCGCCGTGTACAGATGTGTATGATCTTGTCACCGTGGTCGGTAACCTCATAGACAATGCCCTGGAAGGCGCGGCTTCAGAGACGGGGCGAGATGCCGGCGAGCGCCGAGTGTCTGTCGCCATACGCCAGTCTGAGCACGGTGCGGCTGTTGAAGTGGCCAACACGGGGCCTGCCATACCCGATTTCGTGGCGCAGCACATGTGGGACCACGGCTTCACCACGAAATCAAACGGCCACGGAATTGGGCTTGCCCTTGTAAAGGACAGAATTGAGGCAGCTGGAGGCCGTTTCTGGTCTGAGCGAATCCAGCCAGGACACTGCCCAGAAGCCGTAGCGGGGCCGGTGAAGACCACATGCCCAACATCAGATACTGACGGTCTCACGGTCTTCCACGTGTTCCTTCCGGCGGAGGATGCACATGAACGCAGATGA